Proteins from a genomic interval of Chroococcidiopsis thermalis PCC 7203:
- a CDS encoding response regulator, translated as MRILVVEDDEFIANALDLVLSEQNYAVEIAADGESGWELVQAYEYDLILLDVMLPKLDGIELCRRVRSQGYKMPILLLTGRDSSHDKAIGLDAGADDYLVKPFDQEELFARVRALLRRGNTSVSPVLEWGELRLDPSSCEVTYSGRSLQLTPKEYALLELFLRNNRRVFSCSAILDRVWSFDKTPGEEAVRTQIKGLRQKLKAVGAPADAIETVYGIGYRLKSPSVNKLTIPSSEEPSEQTRQQTLTALAGVWERFQGRVNEQVTLLEQATTQILPAQLTVEQRHHAEQAAHTLAGSLGTFGFATGSQLARKIERSLRAKKPMSQTETKHLRELVAALRRSIELTPPELTTPVVVKQELPQLLIFNSDRHLAEPLIEEAGVWGIQAEIATHLESARKAIALSPPQVVLLDLDGNTADSLALLVELKHRYPSLPVLVHSDRDNLMTRLEVARCGGHAFLPKPVPPAQVLQAVTQLLPKEATAAKVMVVDDDPQILATLRSLLEPWGLRTICIEDPRRFWETLEASAPDLLILDINMPHLSGLELCQIVRQDSHWCGLPILFLTAYSDANTVNQVFAVGADDFVSKPIVGPELVNRIMNRLDRIELLRNLAEIDPLTGVANRHKSTQDLERLLNLAKRHHQPLCLAVLDIDRFKLVNDTCGHAVGDAVLRQLGQWLLHSLRREDIVARWGGEEFICGLYGMTSQDGVQRLTDISIGWQQQQSTHPQCNIPITFSAGIAHYPQHGADLETLYRAADKALYRAKKNGRGRVVASKETVTSDQLSVASD; from the coding sequence ATGCGCATTTTAGTTGTAGAGGATGACGAGTTTATCGCTAATGCCCTAGATTTGGTGCTATCCGAGCAAAATTATGCTGTAGAAATAGCAGCCGATGGCGAATCAGGGTGGGAACTAGTTCAAGCTTACGAATATGACCTGATCCTGTTAGATGTCATGTTGCCAAAGTTGGACGGAATTGAACTGTGCCGTCGCGTGCGATCGCAGGGTTACAAAATGCCAATTTTGTTGCTGACCGGACGAGATAGCAGTCACGATAAGGCAATCGGCTTAGATGCTGGTGCAGATGATTATCTGGTCAAACCCTTTGACCAAGAAGAATTATTTGCCCGCGTGCGAGCTTTATTGCGGCGTGGAAATACGAGTGTTTCGCCAGTATTAGAGTGGGGAGAGCTACGACTCGACCCGAGTAGCTGTGAAGTGACTTATAGCGGGCGATCGCTACAATTGACTCCCAAAGAGTACGCCTTGCTAGAACTGTTTTTACGGAACAATCGCCGGGTTTTCAGTTGCAGCGCCATCTTGGATCGTGTTTGGTCGTTTGATAAAACTCCAGGGGAAGAAGCCGTAAGGACGCAAATTAAAGGACTGCGGCAGAAATTAAAAGCAGTTGGCGCACCCGCAGATGCGATCGAAACCGTCTACGGGATCGGCTATCGTCTTAAGTCGCCATCGGTCAATAAACTCACAATACCATCATCTGAAGAGCCAAGCGAGCAGACGCGACAACAAACTCTTACGGCTTTAGCAGGAGTATGGGAGCGATTTCAGGGTAGGGTAAACGAGCAGGTAACGCTATTAGAACAAGCTACAACTCAAATCTTGCCAGCTCAACTGACAGTAGAGCAACGTCACCATGCAGAACAAGCTGCTCACACTTTAGCAGGTTCTTTAGGTACTTTTGGTTTTGCCACAGGTTCGCAACTAGCACGGAAAATCGAACGTAGTTTGCGAGCCAAAAAGCCGATGAGTCAAACAGAAACAAAGCATTTGCGAGAACTCGTAGCGGCTTTACGCCGCTCGATAGAACTAACTCCTCCCGAACTGACAACACCCGTCGTAGTTAAACAAGAGTTGCCGCAATTGTTAATCTTCAATAGCGATCGCCATTTGGCAGAGCCATTGATCGAAGAAGCGGGAGTGTGGGGCATTCAAGCAGAAATAGCCACTCACCTAGAATCAGCTAGGAAAGCGATCGCTTTATCGCCACCTCAAGTCGTATTACTCGATCTTGATGGCAATACAGCAGACAGCTTAGCACTCCTAGTCGAACTTAAACATCGCTATCCCTCCTTGCCCGTTCTCGTCCATAGCGATCGAGATAATTTGATGACGCGACTTGAAGTTGCCCGTTGTGGCGGACATGCCTTTTTACCCAAGCCCGTACCGCCAGCCCAAGTTTTACAGGCAGTCACCCAATTACTACCAAAGGAAGCGACAGCAGCTAAGGTGATGGTAGTGGATGACGATCCTCAGATCCTGGCTACCCTACGCAGCCTGCTAGAACCGTGGGGTTTGAGGACGATTTGTATCGAAGATCCGCGTCGTTTTTGGGAAACACTAGAAGCCTCAGCTCCAGATTTGCTCATTTTAGATATCAATATGCCCCATCTCAGCGGCTTAGAGCTGTGTCAGATCGTGCGCCAAGATTCGCACTGGTGCGGATTGCCAATTTTATTTCTGACTGCCTACAGCGATGCCAATACGGTAAATCAAGTGTTTGCAGTTGGGGCGGATGATTTTGTCAGCAAGCCGATTGTTGGACCGGAACTCGTAAACCGAATCATGAATCGGCTCGATCGGATCGAACTTTTGCGCAACTTAGCAGAAATTGACCCGCTGACGGGAGTTGCTAATCGCCATAAATCTACTCAAGACTTAGAACGCTTGCTAAATCTAGCAAAGCGGCATCATCAACCCCTCTGTTTGGCAGTTTTAGATATCGATCGCTTTAAGCTAGTCAACGATACCTGCGGTCATGCAGTGGGCGATGCGGTGTTACGTCAGCTGGGACAGTGGTTACTGCATTCGTTGCGTCGAGAAGATATAGTAGCTCGTTGGGGTGGTGAAGAATTCATCTGCGGTTTGTACGGTATGACCAGCCAAGACGGAGTACAGCGATTGACAGATATCTCGATCGGATGGCAGCAACAGCAGTCTACACACCCTCAATGCAACATACCCATCACCTTTAGCGCTGGAATTGCCCATTACCCGCAACACGGTGCAGATCTAGAAACTTTGTATCGTGCAGCAGATAAAGCTCTTTATCGCGCCAAGAAAAATGGGCGCGGGCGTGTGGTTGCATCTAAGGAGACAGTGACCAGTGACCAGTTATCAGTGGCTAGTGATTAG
- a CDS encoding response regulator — MTAKRILVVDNEPYIQEVAQICLEMVAGWQVSTASSGSECLTKAAAEQPDAILLDVMMPEMDGLTTYKELQANKATKHIPVIFLTAKVQPADRRRYALLGMKDAIAKPFDPLQLASQVATTLGWN, encoded by the coding sequence ATGACAGCCAAACGCATATTAGTAGTTGACAACGAACCATATATCCAAGAGGTTGCCCAAATTTGTTTGGAGATGGTAGCGGGTTGGCAAGTTAGCACGGCTAGTTCTGGTAGCGAGTGTTTGACCAAAGCCGCAGCCGAACAACCCGATGCTATCCTCCTTGATGTGATGATGCCTGAGATGGATGGATTAACAACTTATAAAGAGTTGCAGGCAAACAAAGCAACAAAACATATTCCCGTGATTTTCTTGACTGCCAAGGTACAACCAGCCGATCGCCGCCGCTACGCTCTGTTAGGTATGAAAGATGCGATCGCCAAACCCTTCGATCCTCTTCAGCTAGCCTCTCAAGTCGCTACTACTTTGGGCTGGAATTAA
- a CDS encoding D-alanyl-D-alanine carboxypeptidase: MLDLISSGLVGFWLGVAGIHPEASAAWELLALQTAPALVLNSVPDSVAATTLQQYLQGLKTKGITSPEQGIWIQSGPLLLSENNGRVPLPAASLTKIATSLAALKTWGANHRFQTLISAAGPIQKGVLEGDLIVTGGGDPLFVWEEAIALGNSLNRLGISRVTGNLVVTGNFAMNYQSDPLKAGELLKQGLDASTWKAAAKMQYSTLPPGTPKPRVSIAGTVQVAAIANPKQILLLRHHSLSLAQILKEMNVYSNNEMAQMLGQMLGGAPSVRQIAATTTGVPDSEILLGNTSGLGMENQISPRAACAMFMAVQRELLPYKLSVADLFPVSGRDRRGTLELRHVPAGAVVKTGTLNEVSALAGVLPTRDRGLVWFVIINRGWQLESLRAGQDKFLQNLLHEWHASPVIPTAIAPHAIGVTPTPLGAASRNEILYKG, encoded by the coding sequence ATGTTAGATCTGATTAGCTCAGGGTTGGTTGGTTTTTGGCTAGGTGTGGCAGGGATACACCCTGAAGCATCAGCAGCATGGGAATTATTGGCGCTACAAACTGCTCCGGCACTAGTGCTTAACTCAGTACCAGATAGCGTGGCGGCGACAACCTTGCAGCAGTATTTACAAGGGTTGAAAACCAAAGGAATAACCAGCCCCGAGCAGGGAATTTGGATACAGTCGGGACCGTTACTACTGAGCGAAAATAACGGTCGAGTTCCCTTACCGGCTGCCTCGTTGACGAAAATAGCTACATCCCTAGCTGCGTTAAAAACTTGGGGAGCAAACCACCGCTTCCAAACGCTGATTAGTGCCGCAGGACCGATTCAAAAAGGAGTTCTAGAAGGAGATTTAATCGTTACAGGCGGAGGAGATCCGCTGTTTGTTTGGGAGGAAGCGATCGCCCTGGGGAATAGTCTGAATCGATTGGGAATTTCTCGCGTTACGGGCAATTTGGTAGTGACTGGTAATTTTGCCATGAACTATCAATCCGATCCCCTCAAGGCTGGAGAACTGCTCAAACAAGGACTGGATGCCTCTACCTGGAAAGCTGCTGCTAAAATGCAATACTCTACCTTACCTCCAGGTACGCCAAAACCGCGTGTCTCGATCGCCGGAACCGTACAAGTTGCTGCGATCGCCAATCCCAAGCAAATCTTATTACTACGTCATCATTCTTTATCTTTGGCACAAATTCTGAAGGAAATGAATGTTTACAGTAATAACGAAATGGCACAGATGTTAGGGCAAATGTTAGGTGGAGCGCCAAGCGTGCGCCAAATAGCGGCAACAACCACGGGAGTGCCAGACTCAGAAATTTTGTTGGGTAATACTTCTGGACTAGGGATGGAAAATCAAATTTCTCCCAGGGCAGCTTGTGCGATGTTTATGGCAGTACAACGAGAATTACTTCCCTATAAACTGAGCGTTGCTGACTTATTCCCCGTATCGGGACGCGATCGCCGAGGTACGCTAGAACTACGCCACGTCCCTGCGGGTGCTGTCGTCAAAACCGGAACCCTGAACGAAGTCAGCGCCTTAGCAGGAGTTTTACCCACCCGCGATCGCGGTTTGGTTTGGTTTGTCATTATCAATAGAGGATGGCAGCTTGAAAGTCTGCGCGCAGGACAAGACAAATTCCTGCAAAATCTTCTCCATGAATGGCACGCCTCCCCCGTCATTCCTACCGCGATCGCTCCCCACGCGATCGGCGTTACCCCTACTCCCCTGGGTGCAGCGAGTCGAAACGAGATTTTGTACAAGGGATGA
- a CDS encoding NYN domain-containing protein, whose product MTFYQEITQDEVLDRSKILTRQMKKEINPYEEANTHSNGELLDTFSRGRVAIFIDGSSLFYAALQLGIEIDYTKLLCLLTAEAPLLRAFFYTGVDPINDKQQGFLLWMRRNGYRVVSKDLIQFPDGSKKAKLDVEIAVDMMTLAGCYNTAVLVSGNGDLAYAVDAVSYQGVRVEVVSLRSMTSDSLINVADLYIDLAGIKEQIQKIFPSESS is encoded by the coding sequence ATGACTTTTTATCAAGAGATAACACAAGATGAAGTTCTCGATCGCAGCAAAATCTTGACCAGACAGATGAAGAAAGAGATCAACCCCTACGAGGAGGCTAACACACACTCTAACGGTGAGCTATTAGATACCTTCAGTCGGGGTCGAGTCGCTATTTTTATCGATGGCTCTAGCCTCTTCTATGCTGCTTTACAACTAGGAATTGAAATAGACTATACTAAACTGCTGTGCCTGTTAACAGCAGAAGCCCCTCTCTTACGTGCTTTCTTCTACACGGGTGTCGATCCGATCAACGATAAACAACAAGGTTTCTTACTTTGGATGCGTCGTAATGGTTATCGCGTCGTTAGTAAAGACTTAATTCAATTTCCTGACGGTTCTAAAAAAGCAAAGTTAGATGTAGAAATAGCCGTTGATATGATGACCCTAGCTGGCTGTTATAATACAGCCGTTTTAGTTAGTGGAAATGGAGATCTTGCCTATGCAGTTGATGCAGTTTCTTATCAAGGTGTACGGGTAGAGGTCGTCAGTCTTCGGTCTATGACTAGTGATAGTCTGATCAATGTTGCCGATCTCTACATCGATTTAGCTGGAATTAAAGAGCAGATTCAAAAAATATTTCCTTCTGAGTCAAGTTAA